GtgaattttaagcattttaccaactttaaaatgtatggcttttctttctgtgtcttaTCTCTTCCAGGTGGACCTTACCCGTACACGCTGAAGCTGTGTTTCTCAACCACACACCATGCCAACTAAATACTCTTCCCTCAaaccatttttaatgttttgtgtctctgcataGAGTATATTACAGCTCTGTTGTCATGTCCCATTAATACATTGAATCAGTATTAACTAAAACTAGGACTAACATGCTTTAGAACATGATTGTATGATTTATTATACCTTTACCATATTTGTCAAtcagttgtttattttgtacGTGCACAACACTAGATTTGAATAACCTCCCACTACACTGAAGTAATAAGTCAATGTGGAcctcagcttttgtttttttttaaatcaagtaaaaagtaacaatacaGTGAATACTGATAGAAGCAGTGTTCATGTCTTCACTGATGTTTGTATTGTATCTTTCATTATTTCTTCACTCTTGACTGGGAAACATCTCTGGCCATTCATGGGGAATATAAATACACTGATCGGCAGGTTTTTATAGAGAGAAGCAGCTGTAGTTTTGTGAATGGACAAGGTCACACCGACATCTCTGTTCTGAAATGTTAAGATGCCTTCCATGTGTTGATACCTGGACTACAGAAGATTATCAGTATGAAGATTAAAGGATGGCAGACATGCAGATTATGGTTATCTGTTAGAGGTGTGCTTATTCACTGTCAACATTTAATGTCAAGTTGTCACTTTTTTAGTAAATAATACTGTGAATATTACTTTGGCTTGAATTACTCAATTAACTAAAATCTCTTTGTTTCAGTTTCTACGTGCCTGCATTAGGTAGCTTGGATTGGGAGACTCCCTGGCTATACGCACAGTTTCTGAAGCCTAATCTGAAGTTATTACATGTGTTTAGACCTATactgaattattttcaacagGGATCTCTGTATTCACAACATACAGATACATTCAAGCAGTTTGTAATAATGATTGATTTCCTCAAATCGATTATTTAGATATTTACctacatagttttttttaatgatttagatTTAAGCCTGTTATTAGCAGGACATCCAAAATACATCACTGgagttaaataaatatttagtatAATACAACAGTCGTGACACAATACTGTGTTGCATCACTATTGGTGAGATTAGTTGTTGGCTGCATGTGTACAGTGTCCTGGTAACATTGTGTTTCTCcatgttgtttttcacaaatAAGTTGCATGTTCACTCAAAATGcatgcatatttaaaacaaaatggtaTAGAGCGTGAAGCATCATTCTTTATACTGAGTAGTTTAGTAGTCAACTCCAGGTACTAGATTTTCCATGGAGCTCTCAGCTGTATGTGGTTGCCTTCATCAGCAGATTAAATCATCTGTGTGCTGATGAAGGTCATGAGATGCAGCTGAAAGCATTAGAAAGGTCTGCTAAGTAGACATGATTTGGTTGGTTGTTTCAGCTAATGACACATTTGTTCAGTCTAAACCCCAAATACCCCAAATTCAGTTTTTACCAGGTGACCAACTTTCTTGATTTAAATGTGAACATTTATCTAGATGGGGTTCATACCCATATGAAAAACCTAGGAAAaacatggaatttgcaaatacaaaattacagGCTTGGAAGGgtttttggaaaactaaatgtacactgaaagttttagaaaagggattttgtttcacaaacatgtttaataaCATATGgagtgttcaaggaccatcggAACTTTGAAAATTAACCTATAGTACTTCagtaattgcattttatgtctgataaatgatgtcatttttggtgattggTTCGGAAggcatgtttctttaaaaatcacccaaatgttttaaaagggaaaaatttaaaaatacagcttCTTAAAAGTGGATGTGTCTCCCTGAAAGCCAAAATAGGAAACATAAGCcccttgctttaaaaaatatttgacatggcTCCTTTCTGCACCACTCTCTCCCCTTTCATAAACAGTCCCTtggttatatttaaatgttctaATCCTGTGCTATAGTAAGTAAGTatagtttaaataaaatatattttactataGCTTATAGTAGTAGAATAGATAGGGAATATcgatggtcgtttcagagaatgtatggtaaaatttgcctcaaagtcctggaaaagtcctgggaATGTATCGGtacaaaaatgtgtatgaaccctgtcaAGAGGTCAAGAGACAGATCGTCCACGCGTTTTTGATGTTCCCACATGAATGTTACGAACCTCTATGTTAAAGTAGTCCTGGTAGGCTGAAAGATCGTTTTCACAATCATAACATTTTGCGGAAACTATTTCCAGTTTAGTTTTTGtacaagaaaacacatttccctGCTTGCGTTCCGCTGCTAGactagagaaaagaaaaaaaactacaactccCATAGTGCGCTGACCCATAGTCGCGTAGGTGTTTCCGGTGTCTTATAACATTTTACTTCCTTTCGCACAGCCCGACACGAAGAAATCAAGAAAGAAGGCGTCTGTAAGTTTTAAATGCTGCCGTCAACAGTCGCGTTCTGAGCTCAGTTTTCTGTTCGTTTTCATCGTTAAAAACGCGGCATGTGGCGCGCGCTGTCTGAGAAGTGAAGAATAGTTGAGAAACGTAGACCCGAACGTGTAGGCCTCCGAAGAAAGTTTGGTCGAGGGCCTGTAAACAACATGTCCTCCGCCTCGCAGTCTTCCTCCAGACGGCAGTGGTGCTACCTCTGCGACCTGCCCAAGATGCCCTGGGCCATGCTGTGGGAGTTCAGCGAGGCCGTGTGCCGCGGCTGCGTCAACTATGACGGCGCCGATAGGATCGAGCTGCTCATCGAAACAGCCAGGCAACTCAAGAGCACGCACGGAGTGTTGGACGGCAGGTCCCCCGGTCCTCAGCAGGGCAAACCCAGTTCGGCCGGGCCCCTCGAAGCGGGGCGGCAACACGGAGAGCGTGtggagagggggaggggtgAATATGGGGTGTCCTCTCGCCTCCCCAACGGCCTGCACAGACCCGAGGATGTGGCCCTGTCAGAGGGCAGCAGACAGAGCCCCAACACCCGCAGGGCCATCGTTGGGGCAGTTCCTAGTCTCCATGGCACCATATCCCATGCCTTGATAGCTCAGGGGTTAGTAGCAGCCCCTCATGGGCTTCTAGCCCCCTTATCAGGCTCAAGAGCTGGGGCCACACCAATCGCAGTCTCTGCTGGCCCCATAATGGGTGAGGCTAGCAGGAGACAGGCTGTGTCGCTGGGTGTGGGGGCCAGCACCTCTGCTTTGGTGGGAATAGATCCTGGAGTGTGGAGGAACAATGAAGTGATGGCAGAACTGAATGAGGTGTCCCGCAACAGGGTCGAGGGCTGGCCAAACCGTCCCAAAGCGGTCCGGGATGTGCTGGTAGCTCTCAGCAGTTGCGTCCCCTTCAACGTGCGCTTTAGGAAAGACCACAATCTGATGGGTCGGGTTCTGGCCTTTGATGCCAGCACAACCCAAGAGTTTGAGCTGAAGGTGTTTGTGGAGTATCCTGCCGGCTCTGGAATGATCTTCTCAGGAGTCCCAGATCTGGTTAGGCAGATGTTCCGTGATTCAGCCAAAGACGCAGGGAAAGCAGTGAACTCTGGGCTACGTTACGTGGAATACGAGAAGCGGCAGGGCACAGGAGACTGGCGTGGGCTGTCTGAGCTGCTCAATGATGGTGTGCGGATGTTCAAGGAGCCCCCGATCCCAGAGGTGCTGCCTCAGCCAGATGCAGGGTTGCCCATGGCCACCGTTGGACGCCCGGTACCAGCAAAGGGCACGACTCGTCGCCGCAAGGCCTCTCCGGGCTCAGAGAACGGGGAGAGTGAAGGCAGGTCTGATCACCCAGTGAGGGAGCCCTGGCCCCGAGGTGCTTACTCAGGCATGGAGCCTCTTCCTGGCATGGCCGCTCCTCAAGAGGGCCCGCCCCGTTTACACAGCCAGCCCTCACCCATCTCAGCGCTCATAGGAGTCGCAGACAGTCTGAGCTCCAGTCAGATGCCCAGAGACAGCCCCAGCATGTCCACAGCGCACTCCTCCTCTGCCGGGCGTCCCACCAGCAGCAGCCCCTCCACCGCATCCACCTCCGTCTCCCAGGCTGCCTTGGGCCAAGGTTTAAGTGCGGCGGGGCAGAGCAGCAACGCCAGCGGCGGGGAGTCCACGAGCAGCACCCAGGGCACCCTGCTGTGCTGCACACTCTGCAGAGAGCGCCTGGAGGACACTCATTTCGTCCAGTGTCCATCTGTCTCGCACCACAAGTTCTGCTTCCCCTGCACCCGAAGATTCATCCGTAACCAGGGTCAGGGCGGGGAGGTGTACTGCCCCAGCGGAGAGCGTTGTCCCCTGGCTGGGTCCTCGGTGCCCTGGGCCTTCATGCAGGGAGAGATCTCCACCATCCTGGCTGGAGACGGAGACgtgacagtaaaaaaagagagtgaCCCCTGACCTCTCCATCCTGATGTGGTGAATGGTAAGATGACGggaaaacattctttttttgcatttccaggTCCAGCATCTGTCTTTTCTCAGTGAGCACAAGGATGCAGTTAACCTGAGAGGGATTATTAACATTCTGCTTTCACTAATTTCACAACTTgttcactttaaccctttaaaatctgatgtGACATCAGTGTCTTGTGCTGCGTTCGcatacctttcacaagctatataatgaaacctgagcaaatgagtttgatttctttaaaaagacgcaggaaaaagacaatgaccaagTTTGCCatagatgtcccacaaattgcaagaaattagtaaaatgtgatgaagaaaatgactcgaaaaataacctggaaacctggttttaaaaaaaggggagaaaattGAGCATATtgtcataaaaagaaaaatgtccggaaaactatattcataatcattctaattatacatttaatatttaaagttctacatatattttaattttctgcacttttcttgtttgtttttgttgtttacttttttttttttttttactatttccaggtaatgttttttttttgtaactttttaattcatttctcattattttattttttgagccatatcttgtgaagttgctctttgccctCTCCCcatggtttttaaagaaatcaaacgtgtgtgtgtgtgtgtgtgtgtgtgtgtgtgtgtgtgtgtgtgtaaatgaccCCCATCCGGCCACACAccccgccacacacacacacacacctggtgtgtgtgtttgtgtgtgtgtgtgtctggatgGGGATCAGgcaggtgtctgtgtgtgtgtgtgtctgtctgtgtgtatgagtAATTAATATGTATAACTTTGTATTGGTGGGGACACTGTGTCATTTGATGACAGCCGTATATGACTGCATTGTATTTGACGATTGTACCTTAAACATAATTAGATCATGAAATTTTCTTGAAACACTGATTATGTAACatactgaaaatgaattataaagTATTCAAACTGTGCTCactcaataaaagaaataattttttaaataaaagaaagaaatcaaaccaatttgctcaagtttcaaagggttaaaacagacTGAACTAATCAAAACTCATCATTCGTGCTTAATGAGATGCATTTTAGAAAACTGGCTTTGTAAACGAGTGTATCAGTGTTACACTCATTTTTGgtggggcggctgtggctcagaagtAGAGCGGGTCGTtctctaatcagaaggtcagcagTTCGATCCCCTGGCTCCTCGTGGCAACATGTCGAATTATCCTcggagtgtgcgtgtgtgtggatgagtagcaggtggcaccgtgtatggtagcctcggccaccgttgtgtgaatgtgtgtgtgaatgtgtggaCGTAGTGTggaagcactttgagtggtcagtaAGACTAGAAAAGAGGTATATagagtccatttaccatttacaaaCAATGGTAATGTCTTAATACTAGTTTCCTTGTTTAGCTGTAACTTTACTTGTCTCGATATAGcaacagttattattattttattttatttgtatagcaccttcaAACACCTATTTACAAAGTCAAAGCAGACGGTAGATACCTCAGAGGCAATATTACAAAAGAAGCCATCTGTAATGCCGTACTCAAGACAAAAATTAAACGCGAAAAATGCTGTAAGAACATCAGAAAGAATACtagtgaaaataagaaatagacataaaaaactattttgaaaacataccaataaatgtaaatacagtaaaaagaataaaaacaaaagtcttaaaaaaatattttggattgaGAAAGAATAATGAGATAATAAAAATGGTCAagttcaggtcattttttaatctgatCAGACTGTTGTTGCTGTCAGAATAAAGGTCTTGTTTGTATGATCTACCTGAGGTAGtggaaggagagacagaaaagcaaaTGACCAGAAATAGAGCTGAATAACAAAAAATTTCAACTCCTGATCGCAGTCCTTTGCATTATAGAAAATACAGTGTGTCCCACACATGCTCCTGTAGGCTAAATGTGTCCTGGTGGCAGCACACTGTTGGATACGTGAGGCTCAATGTCATAATGGCTGTAGAGCAAACACCACAAGACAATCAGTATTATCATGAAGAGTTTTTTATACTTTGTGCACCATAAAGGAACATGATGTGAACTAACTGAACAAATCAGCATGCATACACTGGAAACACAACTTACAACTGTGAGGAATCCTCTCCACGCCTCACCTCGTGTTTACAGTGTAGATTAAAACGCAGACTACATTCATGTCACACACGGACAGAAGAGTGCCGTCTCCCCTCCGTACCGTGTCCACCTGCTGGAAACACACTCTCACTGTGGGTGGCTGCACAGGATcaggcttttctctttttttctttttctcttttttcaaatttcattttcattgacaGCTAGAAGacttacaaaaaaagacagaaaaaaggatagatacattaaaaaatgtaataataaactaataaataaataataagaagagaatgaattaaaatgaggtggagagaaaacaacagtTCAAGTCCATCTCCATTAGATTCCAAATCATGACAGCCATCTCTGTCATGTGAAGGATATTTTAAACCCAAATCAAATTCCATGTGTGCATATTCACATGTCGGGGTACTGGTGGGACTCCAGCTAAAGCAGTGGttaatttctgtgaaagtcggaTAATGCATGCAGAGAATTTGGACCCTGTAGTGAGCTATTTCACGTGGTGTAGTACTTCcagtggccactaggtggcactgGAGGGGACATAAATTCCACATCATCTTggtgtacatcatttgtagaccaaaccatgaaaCTTTAATGTAAATTAGAACATAACTGTCTTgcaaggcttacttcctgtAGCCAGTAGGTGGCTCCATTGCGACTAGTGATTATTGTCATATAGATTTTCAGGGCTGGACCCTTTTCAAACATATGATGTTTCAGGCAGATcggacaatgtacaccaaagttaaaACAATCTCCTGTTTTATGGCGAAACATCAAAATGCTATGCTGCAACAGGGGAAACACGTAAAAGTTTTGCATGGAcctttgataacttttcatcaccaaggGGTTGAGAAGGGACACACCTAATTTGAAGTCGATCAGATTCATTCTGTAGGACAAAAGTTAGAACCAAATTCGAAATGGCCGACTCCCTGTTGGATTTGGGGGATGTGTCCAAGAGCCTTTTTTGTGCGTGTGGGCATGATACATAAGTGTACTGAATTTCATTCTTGTAGGTGAAACTGGCCATTGGGGCTACACGTTAGGGACGTGATGTGATGTGACTGTTGATTTTGTCCTTTTGTCACTAAATCGGTATCAGTTAGGGGcgctgtggagccattttgcccCGGCCATttccaaaaccaccaaaataaaaaaaatttctccAGGCTGGACATGCGTACCAcgtttcatgagtttttgggcATGTTTAGATCTCCAAAAATGCGATACATTTTGTAAGAATAAAaaattccttgcattccaagagtGTTATACCCGAGTGTTGACAGtgaaagtacaagtaaatgctgcaAATAACAAAGCAAAAGGTCGGAGTTTTAAGAATTATGAGGTGAAAAATGGAGCGTGAtacacttaaagaaaaacacggtctttaaaaaaacttgaattgaagctgcaagcagcgatgaaagggCCCTCGTACCCCCATGCATGTCAGGGCTCGTTGCTGACACAGTCGCTTATCTCTATCAAAGTCAGATAATGcacgcagagagtttggaccctggagtcAGATATTTTACATGATGTTGTACTTTCAGCGACCACTAGGTGTCAGTGGAGGGGACACAATTTCCATGTCATCTTGGTGTACATCGTTtatagaccaaaccatgtaaatatcatgtagATCCAATGATTATTGTCCctcaaggcttacttcctgCTGCCAGTAGGTGGTGCTATTACGAGTAGTGAACATTGCCATACAGATGTGTAGAGGGCAGGACCCTTATCaaacctatgaagtttcaggcagatcggCCAGTGTACACCAGAGTTACAagaatttcctgttttatggcgagACATCAAAATTTTACGCCACTTAACGggaaaactgtaaaagttttGCACAGACCATTGATAACTTTAAATCAGGAAGGTCTTAAGATCATACAAACAGAATTTCAACAGGATCCAAGTAATTATGAAGGCCAAgttgataaaagtaaaaaaatacattatttcctgtggccactaggtggcgtTATCAGGACTAGTGAATATTGTTATACAGGTGTGTTCAGGAC
This genomic window from Plectropomus leopardus isolate mb chromosome 13, YSFRI_Pleo_2.0, whole genome shotgun sequence contains:
- the LOC121952202 gene encoding interferon regulatory factor 2-binding protein 1-like, translated to MSSASQSSSRRQWCYLCDLPKMPWAMLWEFSEAVCRGCVNYDGADRIELLIETARQLKSTHGVLDGRSPGPQQGKPSSAGPLEAGRQHGERVERGRGEYGVSSRLPNGLHRPEDVALSEGSRQSPNTRRAIVGAVPSLHGTISHALIAQGLVAAPHGLLAPLSGSRAGATPIAVSAGPIMGEASRRQAVSLGVGASTSALVGIDPGVWRNNEVMAELNEVSRNRVEGWPNRPKAVRDVLVALSSCVPFNVRFRKDHNLMGRVLAFDASTTQEFELKVFVEYPAGSGMIFSGVPDLVRQMFRDSAKDAGKAVNSGLRYVEYEKRQGTGDWRGLSELLNDGVRMFKEPPIPEVLPQPDAGLPMATVGRPVPAKGTTRRRKASPGSENGESEGRSDHPVREPWPRGAYSGMEPLPGMAAPQEGPPRLHSQPSPISALIGVADSLSSSQMPRDSPSMSTAHSSSAGRPTSSSPSTASTSVSQAALGQGLSAAGQSSNASGGESTSSTQGTLLCCTLCRERLEDTHFVQCPSVSHHKFCFPCTRRFIRNQGQGGEVYCPSGERCPLAGSSVPWAFMQGEISTILAGDGDVTVKKESDP